The DNA segment AAACCTGCCGAATGCAAAGAATATGATTGGTACGGTGAAGCAACCGCTGTCGATAATTGCCGATCCACTCTTTCTATCGACTTTGAAGCGAGAACATGTTCGAGAAGGCATGTCAGAGCTTGTAAAGATGGCTCTGGTAAGATCACGAAAACTGGCAGGCCTGCTTGATTCTTTCCGCGAAGCGGGCACCGGTGGCGGTGACTCCTTCTTACCGCGGATAATCGAGGTTGGGATAAGACTGAAGCTTGAAATCGTAAAGAGAGACCCATTCGAAAGCGGATTGCGTAAGACTTTGAATTTCGGCCACACTACGGCGCATGCGCTTGAGGTGATCGGCAGCTATCGACGCCAAATGCCTCATGGAAAGGCGGTTGCGTTCGGTATGCTTGTCGCGCTGGAGATGTCGCAGAAGCTCTGTTCGCTCTCCGACGAGACAAGAATATGGGGGCATGACCAGATACGCAGTCTCTATAAGTCGTTTCCGATTGCAGATTCGAGTCTTGAGGCAGTTTGGGAAGTGATCAGTCGCGACAAGAAACGAGTAGGGCGTGATATACAATTCGTTCTTCTCGAGTCATTTGCCAAGCCTGTTCTGCGGACGGTCAATCGAAGAGAGTTCAGCCGGGCATTTATGAAAGTATCGAAATCATGGAGTAAGTAGTATGGATAATATCACTATCATAAACGGGCCGAATCTCAATCTGCTTGGAAAACGCGAGCCGGAGATATACGGCAACCAGACACTCGAGCAGATAAACAAATCGCTGACGATCACCGCTTCCAAGCTCGAACTCAACCTGTCGTTCTTCGAGTGCAACTCCGAGGGTGAGATAATCGACATCATCCAGGCAACCGGAAGCAAGTCCGTCGGACTTATAATCAATCCCGGCGGATACTCGCACACGTCGGTAGCCATATTGGATGCACTGAAAATGCTTTCGATTCCCGTAATAGAAGTTCACCTCTCGAACTTGTACAAGCGTGAAGAATTCCGCCACAAATCTATTACAGCTTCAGCTGCCTGGGGAGTTATCTCCGGATTCGGGAGTCACGGTTATCACCTCGCACTGCATGCTCTCAGGAGACGGCTCGATGAAGAATAGGATGCTCGCATATTTCGAAGGCCGGATAGTCCCAGAAGAACGGGCACAAATTTCCATCAAGACTCACGCCTTCAATTACGGTACCTGCGCTTTCGAAGGCATGAAGGCATTTCATCTCGGCGATCAGAAGTGGAATTTGTTTCGAATCGACGATCATGTGCGGCGGCTTCTTCGCACATGCGGAATCATGCACATCGAACCGCCCGCCACTTACGATGAGATCACAGACAGCATCAAGGAACTTGTCCTGAAGAACGGACTCGATAGCGACATTTATATACGCCCAATGATATACTGCTCACTTCAGGGTGTCGGACTTGGCAAGCTGTCGCCAACAGAGCTCGCGATTTTCTGCCTGCCAGTTGACAGAGTCAGGCACAAGGTTTTCCGTACAAGGTTCTCCAAAACCGTTCGAATACCTCCGGAGGCGATTCCATCCCACGGCAAGATCACCGGCATGTACGTCAACTCGTTCATCGCACAGCGAGAAGTCGCCGAGCAGGGGGACGAGATTGCCCTTATGAAGAGCATCGATGGATATGTCACAGAAGCTTTCGGGATGAACCTGTTCGTTGTCAAGAAAAATCGCTGCATCACATCGCCGGTTTCTATTGGTGTGCTCGATGGAATCACGCGCAGATCGATTATGAAGTTCTGTGTCGAAGACCTCGGAATGACTGTAGAAGAGCGCTTGTACACACCGCGATTTCTCCATAATGCTGATGAGATATTCATATGCGGAACTGGTGCGGGAGTAAACTCTGTGATTTCGGTCGACGGTCGAAACATCGGGAATGGAAATCGTGGGGAAGTAACGCGGAAGCTCTTCAAATTATACTGGTCGGTCATTCATGCTGACAATTCTGACTACAACTCCTGGTACAATGTCATCTCGAGAAGATGATGGTCCCATCATGGCACTCTGCGTTCCACCTCATGAAAGAACGCTTCGAATGTTCCGTCCTGTAACCTGAATTCCTTCTCGAAAATGACCTTGATCCTGTCGGGATTGATTTCGGAAGAATTGTAGACGAAGATCGCTCTGTGATTCGCCGCATAGGTCGTTATGCTCTCGATGCCGGGAGTGTCCTGGAACATCTCTGTGAAGAAACCCGCCGTTCCTCGGCACTTGATTCCGTCGACAATGAATTCGACGGTGGAATCACCCTGTGCAGAGAATGCGACCTCAGTCGTTGGAAAGAAGAAGACCGACTGGAAAACATATCCGCCCACTATGAAGAGGAGCACCAGAATCGGTATAATGATCTTAGGAATTCGCATGTCTCTCTCCTAAAACGCTTTCACTTCGAGGCAGTTGTCCACCGGGCACGCCTCGACACATTCCAGACAATTGACGCAATCTCGATGTGTCACCTTGTTTGCGACCATCGGCTCCAGACCAAAATGACACTTCTGATTGCAGATCGTGCAGTCGATGCAGGTCTCTTTGTTGCGGCTGACACGCATCAGACCGATCTTGGAGAATGGATCAAGCGCTGCCGCTAGCGGGCAGAAATATCGACAGAAAAACATCGGCTGGAAAAACGCTCCGATGACGAAAGCTCCCATCACGGCATAGCTGACATAACCGAGAGTACCGTGGCCGAGACCTGAAAATATGATATAGAACGGATCATATCCCCTGAAAACAAGATCACCGATTCGATACGTGAAGTATAGCACCACCGCGAGAACCGGGTATCGTAGGAGCCTCAGGTAACGATCTGCTGATGCAGGAATGCGCGGACGCTTCGGCCACACTTTGTCGCCGAGTCGGCTGATCCATTCGTTTATGGTACCGATCGGGCAGACCCAACCGCAGAAACTCCGTTTTGTAATTATTGTCAGCCCTATCACACCGAGAAATATCGATAAGTTCAGCGGTGCCAATGCGCATGTGAAATTGCTCGTCGTGAACAAACCGTAGAGCGCTTCAACTCCACCGAATGGACAGAATGCCTCGAAACCATTGGAGCCGAAGCCGAGTGCGACATATGTGATCGCTCCGAGAAAGAATATCTG comes from the Candidatus Zixiibacteriota bacterium genome and includes:
- the aroB gene encoding 3-dehydroquinate synthase, producing MFDTDAKFSFPHLTCRVMAGSGAPETIAAFVNKIDCSSAFIVTDKNVYRHHGHLFRSLLQNIECPSAMHVIPAGEMTKSYRYQIEIHKWLLDSGADRNSVLLGAGGGVVCDLVGFAAATFMRGISHILIPTTLVAQIDAAIGGKNGINLPNAKNMIGTVKQPLSIIADPLFLSTLKREHVREGMSELVKMALVRSRKLAGLLDSFREAGTGGGDSFLPRIIEVGIRLKLEIVKRDPFESGLRKTLNFGHTTAHALEVIGSYRRQMPHGKAVAFGMLVALEMSQKLCSLSDETRIWGHDQIRSLYKSFPIADSSLEAVWEVISRDKKRVGRDIQFVLLESFAKPVLRTVNRREFSRAFMKVSKSWSK
- a CDS encoding 4Fe-4S binding protein gives rise to the protein MSIRYLRYAIQIFFLGAITYVALGFGSNGFEAFCPFGGVEALYGLFTTSNFTCALAPLNLSIFLGVIGLTIITKRSFCGWVCPIGTINEWISRLGDKVWPKRPRIPASADRYLRLLRYPVLAVVLYFTYRIGDLVFRGYDPFYIIFSGLGHGTLGYVSYAVMGAFVIGAFFQPMFFCRYFCPLAAALDPFSKIGLMRVSRNKETCIDCTICNQKCHFGLEPMVANKVTHRDCVNCLECVEACPVDNCLEVKAF
- a CDS encoding aminotransferase class IV, with product MKNRMLAYFEGRIVPEERAQISIKTHAFNYGTCAFEGMKAFHLGDQKWNLFRIDDHVRRLLRTCGIMHIEPPATYDEITDSIKELVLKNGLDSDIYIRPMIYCSLQGVGLGKLSPTELAIFCLPVDRVRHKVFRTRFSKTVRIPPEAIPSHGKITGMYVNSFIAQREVAEQGDEIALMKSIDGYVTEAFGMNLFVVKKNRCITSPVSIGVLDGITRRSIMKFCVEDLGMTVEERLYTPRFLHNADEIFICGTGAGVNSVISVDGRNIGNGNRGEVTRKLFKLYWSVIHADNSDYNSWYNVISRR
- a CDS encoding heavy-metal-associated domain-containing protein, which encodes MRIPKIIIPILVLLFIVGGYVFQSVFFFPTTEVAFSAQGDSTVEFIVDGIKCRGTAGFFTEMFQDTPGIESITTYAANHRAIFVYNSSEINPDRIKVIFEKEFRLQDGTFEAFFHEVERRVP
- the aroQ gene encoding type II 3-dehydroquinate dehydratase, coding for MDNITIINGPNLNLLGKREPEIYGNQTLEQINKSLTITASKLELNLSFFECNSEGEIIDIIQATGSKSVGLIINPGGYSHTSVAILDALKMLSIPVIEVHLSNLYKREEFRHKSITASAAWGVISGFGSHGYHLALHALRRRLDEE